One genomic segment of Arachis duranensis cultivar V14167 chromosome 4, aradu.V14167.gnm2.J7QH, whole genome shotgun sequence includes these proteins:
- the LOC107483351 gene encoding uncharacterized protein LOC107483351 isoform X2, giving the protein MPSLQTALPPELANNAIRLYRECLRRAKYIGHRQHNTQLLVDMVRQQFKQNMHETDPEKIQQLKDNKGTYQPHTIRV; this is encoded by the exons ATGCCGTCTCTTCAAACAGCACTGCCTCCTGAGCTGGCCAACAATGCCATTAGG CTTTACCGTGAATGCCTACGAAGAGCTAAGTATATTGGCCATCGG CAACATAACACACAGCTTCTTGTTGATATGGTGAGACAACAGTTTAAGCAAAACATGCACGAGACAGATCCTGAAAAGATTCAGCAGTTAAAGGATAA CAAGGGGACTTATCAACCACATACTATACGAGTCTGA
- the LOC107483351 gene encoding uncharacterized protein LOC107483351 isoform X1, protein MPSLQTALPPELANNAIRLYRECLRRAKYIGHRQHNTQLLVDMVRQQFKQNMHETDPEKIQQLKDNAARGLINHILYESEQLSGRKFSKSPKAV, encoded by the exons ATGCCGTCTCTTCAAACAGCACTGCCTCCTGAGCTGGCCAACAATGCCATTAGG CTTTACCGTGAATGCCTACGAAGAGCTAAGTATATTGGCCATCGG CAACATAACACACAGCTTCTTGTTGATATGGTGAGACAACAGTTTAAGCAAAACATGCACGAGACAGATCCTGAAAAGATTCAGCAGTTAAAGGATAA TGCAGCAAGGGGACTTATCAACCACATACTATACGAGTCTGAGCAATTGTCTGGTCGTAAATTTAGCAAGAGTCCTAAAGCAGTTTAG
- the LOC107483306 gene encoding boron transporter 1-like: MEETFVPFRGIKNDLQGRFMCYKQDWIGGFNAGFRILAPTTYIFFASAIPVISFGEQLERDTDGVLTAVQTLASTALCGLIHSVLGGQPLLILGVAEPTVIMYTFMFNFAKSRPDLGSSLFLAWSAWVCLWTAAFLFLLAILGACSIINRFTRIAGELFGLLIAMLFMQEAIRGLINEFNVPERANPASAEFQPSWRFGNGMFALVLSFGLLLTALRSRKARSWRYGSGWLRSFIADYGVPLMVLLWTAVSYIPAGSVPKGIPRRLSSPNPWSPGAYENWTVIKDMLDVPIMYIIGAFIPATMIAVLYYFDHSVASQLAQQKEFNLRKPPSFHYDLLLLGFMVILCGLIGIPPSNGVIPQSPMHTKSLATLKHQILRNQLVATARSCITKKSSMGQLYESIKEAYQQMQTPLVHQESSRGLKELKESTIRLTSSMESMNAAIDESVFDVEKEINDILPIEVKEQRVSNLLQSLMIGGCIAAMPFLKTIPTSVLCGYFAFMAIENLPGNQFWERILLIFTAPSKRYKVLEESHTTYIETVPFTRIAAFTIFQTVYLIVCFGITWIPIAGVLFPLMIMLLVPVRQYILPKFFKTAHLQDLDAAEYEEVPATPFDATEGDLGKTASFPDDGEILDGLITRSRGEIRCVCSPKTRSSTPPTGELANFQRSSSLPDRVYSPRIRELRGYHVGIL; the protein is encoded by the exons ATGGAAGAGACATTTGTTCCATTTCGTGGAATAAAGAATGATCTTCAAGGAAGATTCATGTGTTACAAGCAAGATTGGATTGGTGGTTTCAATGCTGGTTTCAG GATATTAGCCCCCACTACATACATATTTTTTGCTTCAGCAATTCCCGTTATTTCATTCGGAGAACAATTGGAAAGAGATACAG ATGGAGTGCTTACTGCAGTTCAAACCTTAGCATCTACTGCATTGTGTGGACTCATACATTCTGTTCTAGGAGGCCAGCCTCTGTTGATTCTCGGAGTCGCAGAACCAACTGTGATTATGTATACATTCATGTTCAATTTCGCTAAAAGTAGACCGGATTTGGGTTCTTCGCTCTTTCTGGCATGGAGTGCATG GGTATGCTTGTGGACAGCAGCTTTCTTGTTCTTGTTGGCTATCTTGGGAGCCTGCTCCATCATCAACAGGTTTACGCGCATAGCCGGGGAACTGTTCGGCCTTCTTATTGCAATGCTCTTCATGCAAGAGGCTATTAGG GGACtcataaatgagtttaatgtaCCTGAAAGAGCAAATCCAGCATCAGCTGAGTTTCAACCCTCATGGAGATTTGGAAATGGCATGTTTGCTTTGGTTCTGTCCTTTGGCCTACTGCTTACAGCATTGAGAAGCCGAAAAGCAAGGTCTTGGCGGTATGGTTCAG GATGGTTAAGGAGCTTTATAGCAGATTATGGTGTCCCATTGATGGTTCTGTTATGGACTGCTGTTTCTTATATACCAGCTGGTAGTGTTCCAAAAGGAATACCTAGGCGCCTCTCAAGTCCGAATCCATGGTCCCCGGGTGCATATGAGAACTGGACTGTCATAAAG GATATGCTGGATGTGCCAATTATGTATATCATTGGAGCATTTATTCCTGCAACAATGATTGCTGTGCTTTATTATTTTGATCATAGTGTGGcatctcagcttgctcagcagAAAGAATTCAATCTAAGAAAGCCACCTTCTTTCCATTATGATTTACTTCTTTTGGGATTCATG GTTATATTATGTGGTCTAATTGGAATTCCCCCATCAAATGGTGTGATTCCACAATCTCCAATGCATACCAAAAGCTTAGCTACACTAAAGCACCAG ATACTTAGAAACCAGCTTGTCGCCACGGCTCGAAGTTGTATAACAAAGAAGTCAAGCATGGGACAACTATATGAAAGCATAAAAGAAGCTTACCAGCAGATGCAAACCCCTCTAGTTCACCAGGAGTCTTCTCGA GGGTTAAAAGAGTTGAAAGAGTCAACGATTCGATTGACATCAAGCATGGAGAGTATGAATGCTGCAATTGATGAGTCAGTATTTGATGTCGAAAAGGAAATCAATGACATATTGCCCATCGAGGTCAAAGAACAAAGAGTGAGCAACTTACTCCAATCTTTAATGATTGGAGGATGCATAGCAGCAATGCCATTCTTGAAAACGATTCCAACTTCTGTACTCTGTGGTTATTTTGCATTCATGGCCATCGAGAATTTACCTGGGAACCAGTTTTGGGAACGCATTTTGCTAATTTTCACTGCTCCGAGCAAGAGATACAA agtTTTGGAGGAGAGCCACACAACTTACATTGAAACAGTACCTTTCACAAGAATTGCAGCATTTACGATCTTCCAGACTGTGTACTTGATTGTTTGTTTTGGTATCACATGGATTCCAATTGCTGGGGTTCTGTTCCCTCTTATGATCATGCTTCTTGTTCCTGTAAGACAATACATTCTGCCCAAGTTTTTCAAAACCGCGCACCTCCAAGATTTAGATGCTGCAGAATATGAAGAAGTACCCGCCACACCGTTCGACGCCACG GAGGGAGACTTGGGCAAGACAGCTTCCTTCCCAGATGATGGAGAGATTCTAGATGGTCTAATTACCCGAAGCCGGGGTGAGATAAGGTGCGTTTGCAGCCCAAAGACAAGGAGCTCCACCCCACCAACAGGAGAGTTGGCAAATTTTCAGAGAAGTTCGAGCTTGCCAGATAGAGTATACAGCCCTCGGATAAGAGAATTAAGAGGATATCACGTTGGGatattgtaa